The following DNA comes from Eubalaena glacialis isolate mEubGla1 chromosome 1, mEubGla1.1.hap2.+ XY, whole genome shotgun sequence.
CTCTGCCTGTGCTGTGCGGTGCTCTGTGTTTCAGTTCAGGGCTGATAAGAGATTTATCAAAGGAAGGTAACAAGATGTATGGGAGTAGCAAGTAAAGTTTTGAAAGGCTTTATGAACTAGAGTAAATCTTGAAACTTTGGGTTTAATCTTTGAAGTTGGACTTCCAGGTATAATTACAGGTTAACACTTGACATATTGTGTAGGTGAAAAAAAGTAAGACACTAGGAAAGCACGTCTCTAATGAAGCCAAGAAGTTTCCAATACCTGATAAATGTGTGTAAGTACCTATGGGATCCAAAAACATACCATTACTAGGATGGCAATCAGCCATCAGCAATCAGGCAAAAACTGGATCATGGGCTTTCTCAAGAAGGCACCCCCAGCCCGGAGGGACGGGATGGCGAACTAGGAGCTGCGCCGGCGTCTGGCAGCCCGTCGCACCGGGCGTGCTCAGTGGCACGGCCGGCTGGGTGGCCTCGCGAGCTGCACCCGGATCTGctcggcggctgcggcggcggccgCGGTGGCAGCGACGTGGGCGCGCAGGGGGGCGGCGGCCtcgcctcctctctctctctgcgcCTGGGTAGGGTGGGTGACGCCGAGCGCGAGATGTCGGATTTTGATAGTAACCCGTTTGCAGACCCGGATCTCAACAACCCTTTCAAGGACCCATCAGTTACACAAGTGACAAGAAATGTCCCACCAGGACTTGATGAATACAATCCATTCTCGGATTCTAGAACACCTCCACCGGGCAATGTGAAAGTGCCTAACGTACCCAGTACACAACCAGCAATAATGAAACCAACAGAGGAACATCCGGCTTATACACAGATTGCAAAGGAGCATGCCTTGGCCCAAGCTGAACTTCTTAAACGCCAGGAAGAACTAGAAAGAAAAGCAGCAGAATTAGATCGTCGAGAAcgagaaatgcaaaatctcagtCAACACGGCAGAAAAAACAATTGGCCACCTCTTCCTGACAATTTTCCTGTGGGACCTTGTTTCTATCAGGATTTTTCTGTAGACATTCCTGTAGAATTCCAAAAGACAGTAAAGATTATGTACTACTTATGGATG
Coding sequences within:
- the LOC133093587 gene encoding secretory carrier-associated membrane protein 1-like; translated protein: MSDFDSNPFADPDLNNPFKDPSVTQVTRNVPPGLDEYNPFSDSRTPPPGNVKVPNVPSTQPAIMKPTEEHPAYTQIAKEHALAQAELLKRQEELERKAAELDRREREMQNLSQHGRKNNWPPLPDNFPVGPCFYQDFSVDIPVEFQKTVKIMYYLWMFHAVTLFLNIFGCLAWFCVDPPRGVDFGLSILWFLLFTPCSFVCWY